From the genome of Penaeus chinensis breed Huanghai No. 1 chromosome 8, ASM1920278v2, whole genome shotgun sequence, one region includes:
- the LOC125028183 gene encoding uncharacterized protein LOC125028183, whose amino-acid sequence MLTLEAPPSTGVEVSTFALLTVSWKLLRMKALLLSLLVGCVLGASVERPRRQVFGNAIDLQSSQGYLPPRPGPDCQPSTVYRTQTQYSTQVVPSTVYNNDVQYLTQTSVRTQQVYTTIYSEVVRTQQVPSVQYQTVTVTRTQDNVRTQVITLPPQVSYVTRTQQSVRTEVQYQTRYETRTQQVPTTITRNVVSTQVVPQQVVSTIYQTQTVTRTQQAPGQTRTVVSTQYSTQYSTVVVPAQDVVRTTEVVRTNAVTQTITQPGQTRVVTSTQVVPVTTTIFSQVVLTNTQTQYVTRTQVQQQVSTVVRTQQVPQYNTRTVTVPQQVVRTQVSTQVVPTTIYSQQTVPSVVNLPAQTQYVTVTQTSVITQQAPGQTRTQYVTSTVYNTNQVTSTVFNQQYNTVTATSTVQPNCNTGYNYPEPSQAFNPFGK is encoded by the exons ATGCTCACTCTCGAGGCAC CACCTTCGACCGGCGTTGAGGTTTCGACTTTTGCTCTTCTCACTGTCTCTTGGAAGCTCCTGAG GATGAAGGCACTGCTGCTGTCCCTcttggtggggtgtgtgttgggagCCTCTGTGGAGCGACCGAGGCGTCAGGTCTTCGGTAATGCCATTGACCTGCAGTCTTCCCAGGGTTATCTGCCGCCACGACCTGGCCCCGACTGCCAGCCCTCCACCGTCTACCGAACGCAGACGCAGTACTCCACCCAGGTCGTCCCCTCCACCGTCTACAACAACGACGTGCAGTACCTCACCCAGACCTCCGTCCGCACTCAGCAGGTCTACACCACAATCTACTCCGAAGTCGTCCGCACTCAGCAAGTCCCGTCGGTGCAGTACCAGACAGTCACCGTCACTCGCACGCAGGACAACGTGCGCACACAGGTCATCACTCTCCCACCTCAGGTCAGCTATGTGACCCGCACACAGCAGAGCGTCAGGACTGAAGTTCAGTACCAGACCAGATACGAGACCCGTACTCAGCAggtccccaccaccatcaccaggaACGTTGTGTCCACACAAGTGGTACCTCAGCAGGTGGTCAGCACTATCTACCAGACACAGACGGTTACCAGGACGCAGCAGGCACCAGGTCAGACGCGTACTGTCGTCAGCACTCAGTACAGCACGCAGTATTCCACTGTGGTCGTGCCCGCACAGGACGTCGTCAGGACGACGGAAGTAGTCAGGACCAACGCCGTCACGCAGACCATCACTCAGCCCGGCCAGACCCGCGTCGTCACCTCCACGCAGGTGGTCCCCGTCACCACAACCATCTTCTCGCAGGTGGTTCTCACCAACACCCAGACTCAGTACGTGACACGCACACAGGTACAGCAGCAGGTGTCCACCGTCGTGCGCACGCAGCAGGTGCCGCAGTATAACACCAGGACTGTCAcagtgcctcagcaggtggtgaGGACCCAGGTGTCCACCCAGGTGGTTCCCACAACCATCTACTCCCAGCAGACAGTTCCTTCCGTCGTCAACCTCCCAGCCCAGACGCAATACGTCACCGTCACACAGACGTCCGTCATTACCCAGCAAGCTCCTGGTCAGACCCGCACCCAGTATGTGACCAGTACAGTGTACAACACCAACCAGGTGACGTCCACCGTGTTCAACCAGCAGTACAACACCGTGACAGCCACCAGCACTGTCCAGCCCAATTGCAACACCGGCTACAACTACCCCGAGCCATCCCAGGCCTTCAATCCCTttggaaaataa